Proteins co-encoded in one Deinococcus aquaedulcis genomic window:
- a CDS encoding MBL fold metallo-hydrolase RNA specificity domain-containing protein, translated as MNLQSFGAAQTVTGSMHLLTLGGRQLLIDCGLFQGGDEMEARNREDFPFDVAGLDAVILTHAHLDHVGRLPLLVQRGYRGPVYCTAPTAALAETVLLDSARLQVDGYRHDLRRARRQGHADDTVLPPLYEEADVHRALALLRPSLDFGDTQRIAGVRVTPERAGHILGSAYLLLESSEGRLIMSGDLGNRESGLQLDFTPPPQADAVVIESTYANRTHRAWPDTLAEFSAALRDSVRQGGKILIPSFAIERTQTILHTLKTLMDAGEVPRMPVFLDSPMAARATHEYFEFGDELIPEVRDALQAGEDPFRPNTLHVVNTSAESQRINRYDGPAIILAGNGMMTGGRIQHHLKHHLWKPGTSLIIVSYQSPGSLGGRIVAGADTVRIMGEEVAVRAQVHTIGGFSAHADQDDLLAFLQSAGQPHVWLVHGEDEVMAAFLPVLAAQGLKGDIVPDRQPVDLLGPGFPNGTPPGFAAQPDTGRDVVAGGE; from the coding sequence ATGAACCTTCAGAGCTTCGGGGCGGCGCAAACGGTCACGGGCAGCATGCACCTGCTCACGCTGGGCGGGCGGCAGCTGCTGATTGACTGCGGGCTGTTCCAGGGCGGCGACGAGATGGAAGCGCGCAACCGCGAGGATTTTCCCTTTGACGTGGCCGGGCTGGACGCGGTGATCCTGACCCACGCCCACCTGGACCACGTGGGCCGCCTGCCGCTGCTGGTGCAGCGCGGCTACCGGGGCCCGGTGTACTGCACCGCCCCCACCGCCGCGCTGGCCGAAACGGTGCTGCTGGACAGCGCCCGCCTGCAGGTGGACGGCTACCGCCATGACCTGCGCCGCGCCCGGCGCCAGGGCCATGCCGACGACACCGTGCTTCCGCCGCTGTACGAGGAAGCGGACGTGCACCGCGCGCTGGCCCTGCTGCGCCCCAGCCTGGACTTTGGCGACACCCAGCGGATTGCGGGCGTGCGCGTGACCCCGGAGCGCGCCGGGCACATTCTGGGCAGCGCCTACCTGCTGCTGGAGAGCAGCGAGGGCCGCCTGATCATGAGCGGCGACCTGGGCAACCGCGAAAGTGGTCTGCAGCTGGACTTCACTCCGCCCCCCCAGGCCGACGCCGTGGTGATTGAATCCACCTACGCCAACCGCACCCACCGCGCGTGGCCGGACACCCTGGCCGAATTCAGCGCGGCCCTGCGCGACAGCGTGCGCCAGGGCGGCAAGATCCTGATTCCCAGCTTTGCCATTGAGCGCACCCAGACCATCCTGCACACCCTGAAGACCCTGATGGACGCGGGCGAGGTGCCGCGCATGCCGGTGTTTCTGGATTCTCCAATGGCGGCGCGCGCCACCCACGAGTATTTCGAGTTCGGCGATGAACTGATCCCCGAGGTGCGTGACGCCCTGCAGGCCGGCGAGGACCCCTTCCGGCCGAACACCCTGCACGTGGTGAACACCAGCGCCGAATCCCAGCGCATCAACCGCTACGACGGTCCGGCGATCATTCTGGCGGGCAACGGCATGATGACGGGCGGACGCATTCAGCACCACCTCAAACACCACCTCTGGAAGCCCGGGACCAGCCTGATCATCGTGTCCTACCAGTCGCCGGGCAGTCTGGGCGGGCGGATCGTGGCGGGCGCCGACACGGTGCGGATCATGGGCGAGGAGGTGGCGGTGCGCGCGCAGGTGCACACCATCGGCGGCTTTTCCGCCCACGCCGACCAGGACGACCTGCTGGCCTTCCTACAGAGCGCGGGCCAGCCGCATGTGTGGCTGGTGCACGGCGAAGACGAGGTGATGGCGGCCTTCCTGCCCGTGCTGGCGGCCCAGGGCCTGAAGGGTGACATTGTGCCTGACCGCCAGCCGGTGGACCTGCTGGGCCCCGGCTTTCCGAACGGCACCCCCCCGGGGTTCGCGGCACAGCCCGACACCGGCCGCGACGTGGTGGCCGGAGGCGAGTAG
- a CDS encoding universal stress protein, whose translation MTQHSGSSVPGAPDGFGRILVGVDFSASSQAALRLARSHFPAAQRLLVHVTDARVTAAPDLMGGVTPSLTDPALLHTMEAADAQRLQALVQDGEELAVLVGDPVTGLLDSARRWGADLIVVGTHAQSALEHFFLGSTAEKIVGRSAVPVLTVRGGAA comes from the coding sequence ATGACCCAGCATTCCGGCAGCTCCGTGCCCGGCGCCCCAGACGGCTTTGGGCGGATTCTGGTGGGCGTGGATTTCTCGGCGTCCTCTCAGGCGGCCCTGCGGCTGGCCCGCAGCCATTTTCCGGCCGCCCAGCGCCTGCTGGTGCACGTCACCGACGCCCGCGTGACGGCCGCCCCAGACCTGATGGGCGGCGTGACCCCTTCCCTGACCGACCCAGCCCTGCTGCACACCATGGAAGCCGCCGATGCCCAGCGCCTGCAGGCCCTGGTGCAAGACGGCGAGGAACTGGCGGTGCTGGTGGGCGACCCGGTCACGGGCCTGCTGGACAGCGCCCGGCGCTGGGGCGCGGACCTGATCGTGGTGGGCACCCACGCCCAGAGCGCGCTGGAGCACTTTTTCCTGGGCAGCACCGCCGAGAAAATCGTGGGGCGCAGCGCCGTACCAGTGCTGACCGTGCGCGGGGGCGCGGCGTGA
- a CDS encoding L-lactate dehydrogenase, with protein MKVGIVGAGLVGATAAYALTLRGSCSELVLTDVDEDRARAEAQDVAHAAPVSHGARVTSGAPSDLQGSAVVIVAAGANQKSGESRLDLLQKNAAIFRDLIPQVTRAAPEATLLIATNPVDVLTGLSAELAPGQPVIGSGTVLDSARFRYLVAERAGVDPTHVHGYVLGEHGDSAVVAWSTATVAGLPVADFMAARGLPWTPEIRTQIEQDTRGAAGQIIAGKRATYYGIGAALARIAERILDDRRAVLTVSAPTPEFGTSLSLPRVLGRAGVLDTIVPALTEEERAALERSADILREAGASLEG; from the coding sequence GTGAAGGTGGGCATTGTGGGGGCCGGGCTGGTGGGCGCCACCGCCGCCTACGCCCTGACCCTGCGCGGGTCGTGCAGCGAACTGGTGCTGACCGATGTGGACGAGGACCGTGCCCGCGCCGAGGCGCAGGACGTGGCCCACGCCGCGCCCGTCAGCCACGGCGCCCGGGTCACCAGCGGCGCGCCCAGCGACCTGCAGGGCAGCGCGGTGGTGATCGTGGCGGCCGGGGCCAACCAGAAGTCCGGCGAATCCCGCCTGGACCTGCTGCAGAAAAACGCGGCCATCTTCCGCGACCTGATTCCACAGGTAACGCGCGCCGCGCCGGAGGCCACGCTGCTGATCGCCACCAACCCGGTGGACGTGCTGACTGGTCTGAGCGCCGAACTGGCCCCCGGGCAGCCGGTGATCGGCTCGGGCACGGTGCTCGACAGCGCCCGGTTCCGGTATCTGGTGGCCGAGCGCGCGGGCGTGGACCCCACCCACGTCCACGGCTACGTGCTGGGCGAACACGGCGACAGCGCCGTGGTGGCCTGGAGCACCGCCACCGTGGCCGGGCTGCCCGTGGCCGACTTCATGGCGGCGCGCGGCCTGCCCTGGACCCCGGAGATCCGCACGCAGATTGAACAGGACACGCGCGGCGCCGCTGGGCAGATCATTGCGGGCAAGCGCGCCACCTACTACGGCATCGGCGCGGCGCTGGCCCGCATTGCCGAGCGCATTCTGGATGACCGCCGCGCCGTGCTGACCGTTAGCGCGCCCACCCCTGAATTCGGTACCAGCCTCAGCCTGCCGCGCGTGCTGGGCCGTGCCGGCGTGCTGGACACGATTGTGCCCGCCCTGACCGAAGAAGAACGCGCCGCCCTGGAGCGCAGCGCCGACATTCTGCGCGAGGCAGGGGCGTCCCTGGAAGGGTAG